Sequence from the [Bacteroides] pectinophilus genome:
GTCCCAAAAGGCTCCAGATGCCGAAATTAAGGTAAGATTGGATATGTCGGAATTAGACATAACAAGTGCAGAAAACAAAGCAACATATAAAGAAATACAGGAATATGTAAAAAATAAATATGACCTGCATGTAACAAATTTATATATAGCGCAAGTAAAACGTGAATTTGGAATTATAGAAAGAGAAAACTATAACACAGGTGAAGGCAAGGCAAAAGTGCCACAAGTAACAGCTGAAAAAAGGGAAGCTATTATAGATGCACTTAAATACTTCCAGATGATTGAATAAAAAGGCTATACAGGAAAGAACTCCTTCGGGGGTTCTTTTTAATTTTTGGAAGAAAGTTGGCTTTTTTGGAAGATGTAAATATGTGTTTTCCAAAAATCAATTTTTGATACAGTTAGGACAACTTCCGCTATTATATGTTAAATGGATAAAATGTTTTATAAATGTAGTTGTTATTAGGCTTTTATATAAATAATCTTACAATTTCGGATTTCGCCTCCTCAGTTTTCTATGCTCCTTTGCAGGTTTAGAACGGGAAAATATTTCTTTTGAGAGATGTGTGGATGTTGTGACAGTGCTGATCTTAAAATATGGACCGGCAATAAAAAGAAAATGGATTTTGCGTGAGTGGATAAAGAATAACAGGCTGACCGCTTTTGGAGAAGTTTAGCCTGTAAACGATACCAGCGGTATTTCGATTGTATGAAAGCTATTGTAAAAAAATGACACAACATGACATAATCGGATTGACTAAAGTAACATAGATATTTATAATATAGACAAAACGAAAATGACATGAACGGAGGACAGAGTAATGGAGAAAACTGTAACACTTGAAGAGGCATTAAGAAGAATTGAGGAGCTGGAAAAAGAGAATGCAGAACTTCGGGAGGAATTGGAGTATTACAGAAATCGTAAGTTAAGCGGTCGTCAGAAACATAACGCCAAGTGGATGGCAATTTATAATGATTTTGTTGTTGGGTATGAGAGCGGCATGACAATGGTAGAAATTGCGAAGCGGAACAATGTCAGTGAGAGGACGATTTATAGGTATAAAGCGTATTATGACAAACTGAGGGAAAAAGAGGAATAGACCATTTTGCTGATGTCAGTAAAATGGTCATATGAGAATTGCGGACGAATTTTTTTGACCGCAAAATGGATGGAGGAGTTCTATGGCAGAAGATAAAAAGAAAGAAGAAATTGCTGTGATTGATATTACAGAAGAATATTTGAAAGAAAGAATTTATGAAATTCGAGGACAAAGAGTAATCTTAGATGCCGATCTTTCTGAAATATATGGTTATACTACAAAAGTATTTAATCAACAAGTAAAAAATAATATTGAGAAATTTGATGAAGATTTTATGTTTGAACTTACGGATGACGAGGTAGAAAATTTGCGGTCAAATTTTTTGACCGCAAATCTTAACAGTAAGAGCAGATATAATCCTCATGTATTTACAGAGCAAGGATTATATATGCTGATGACTGTCTTGAAAGGACCGTTGGCTGTTAAGCAGAGCAAGGCATTAATAAGAACCTTTAAGAAAATGAAAGATTACATATTAGAAAATCGGGATTTGTGGAGAGATTTCCTGAACTTTCCGTGTTTTTCAAGGCATGCAGAGCCTTGTATGATGAAATGATATGTATTTTCCCTTATTTTTGCCCTTGTGAGATAATCGTGAGGGAAATAAGGGAAATTTCTTTTTAGTCATTGCCTGCCACTTTGTCGAGAAGCCTTGCCGAATCTCGCTTAGCTTTTCTGGTGGAGTGAGCATAGACATTCATAGTGGTACTGACATCTGAGTGTCCTAACAGTTCCTGCACATCCTTTGGAGCAGCTCCGTTTGAAAGCAAGTTGCTTGTATAGGTGTGTCTTAACTGGTGAAAATGAAATCCTTCAAATCCCTCCAGCCTATTGGAAACTGACCGGCACACAAGACCAAGTGTGCTTGGTAATTCAAGGCAACCATCCGGTCTTAAGCAGACAAATGATATTTCCTTATATTCTTCAGGAACAGCCTGTGTTCCATCCAGATGATAATATTCATAATACACTCTGTTTTTGTCCTGTACTTCTTTGTAGTAATTGCGGTGATAGAGTTCACCATACTGCATCCGGTTTTTAAGCTGTTCTTTTCTTGCTTCTTTCAGTATGCCTGCTAGCGTATCTCCGAAATCAACAATTCTTACTTTTTTTCGTTTGGTAGGTCCAATGATGTTCTTGTGTCTAGCTCCATCATAACGGATACTTCTCTTGATAGTCAGGTATTGTTCCTCAAGATTAATATCCTGCCATGTAAGACCACAAACCTCACCGATGCGAAGCCCTGCGTAATATGCTATCTGAATTGGCAGTATTGCTGGGGGATTCTTTTCTTCAAGGTATTTTATTAACCTCTGGTAATCTTCGTGTGAAATTGGCTGAACACCTTCTTCAATGTCATCATCCGAAAATAAATCCACATCCTCCGCCTGTTTTTTCAGCTTGATATACTGCATTGGATTGAAAGTAATAAACTGCTTTGGAAATACTGCAAATCGGAAAGCCTGCTGTAATACAGCAGAAAATGAATGGATATAATCCTTGCTGTATCCCTTTTTGACAGTTCCATCCGGATATTCGCCACCAAATGTCAGTAAATCAAAGAATGACTGTAAATGTTCCGCAGTAACATTTTTTAACTTTCTGTCAGCAATAGGATGTTTCTTGATAACCCTTATTGCACCGAGATAGTTTTCAACAGTTCCATTGCTTAATGTCCCTGTCTTTAGTTCTTCCTCAGACCATAAATTAAGTAAATCACCTACAGTGAGATTATCTGTCTTAGCAACAAACTTTTTATTATCATAATCATCCATTGCCTGACGGAGCAGTTTTTCCGTTTCACTCTTGCTTTCTGTTCCAGCGTATTCTTTCTGAACCAGATTGCCGCTTTGATCTTCTACATAGAAGCGGTAGTACCATTTTTTTCCTTTTTTTCTTACAGATCCTTTTGCCATAATCGTGTTTCTCCTTTCGATATTCGACAATCGGAACTGATGAAATGCTTCTTGCGTGTAGGCATCTTATGGACAAGTCCATAAGCCAATTCGCCGCTCGTCAAATCTGTAAACAGCTTGACTCGCTTGTGCTCATTGTATCATAACTCCGGTTGTCGTTCTATACCGAATCGGAATTATCTTCTAAGAGATTGGATAGTCTCTGTGCCGCCACATCCGGATTCTTGGAATATGTTCTTATGATGTCAGCTATATCATTGAATGCGTTTACTGAGTGAGTAATCTCTCTCAGAAACATTATTTCGTTATATTCCTGATTGGATTCAAACCCCATCTTTGCTGCTACATCTGCATATTCTGTATTTCCCTTGAAATTATTGCAGGCATTGGTAAATGAATCAGCAAAGAGCTTGTATTCGTTTAATACTGCCAGCAACAGGTTCTTGGCAAAATCTCCTTCTGCGTTATCAAGGTTTGTTGGAAGGTTTTCGATAATACCTGTCATTGCGTCTTTTATAAGAAGTTCTTTCTTATCTGTTATATCTGTTTCGTAGCTGTCAGTTTCACCTTTGAGCCATTCCACAGATACATGAAGTGCTTCGGAAAGTCCTTCCAGTACCATCTTCTTGGTATTGTCGATTGTTCCGGCTTCATAACGCTGTATGGTGGAAGCGGTGACTCCCATCTTGTCTGCAACATAAGGTTGTGTAAGGTTTAATTCTGTTCTTCGGCTTTTAGCCCTCTCACCGATAATCCGGCGAAGTTCCTTATCCTTCATGTTGTCTGCCTCCTTTTTGATTATTCCTTTCGGTATGTTCATACTATATCATATAAAAATTAAAATTGCAATATGCAATACTATAATCATCTTTACAATTTCGTAACGCTTGACAATAAAATATAAATGCGATATACTGACAGAAAAAATAAATTGCATAATGCAATTTTAAAGGAGGCGGTTAAATGACGGAAAGAAAGATAGCTCTATCTATAGAAGATGCTGCCGACTATACAGGAATTGGAAGAAACACTCTGAGAAAACTTGTTGAGTGGGAAAAGCTTCCTGTTCTAAATGTCGGAAGAAAAGTTCTTATAAAAACGGATATGCTTGAAAAGTTCATGGAAGTAAACGAAGGTAGAGACTTGAGAGATAAGAGCAGCGTAAAACCGGTCACAAGAAAAGTGACAACTTAAGAGAGGCGGCTTCTAATGAAACCGCCTCTGATATATCAGACCGAAGCCATGATATACCTACACGCAAGAGGATTATAACATGTGCTTCTTCTGATATGCAACAACCAATTATTGGAATGGAAGGACAGGAAAATCACAAGATATCAAAGCCCTCGGCGTTTGAGAGCGAAATACACCCCTCGCACAAACCTGCGGTTTATGCTCAGCGTATTTCGCCCTTGCAGGGAGCAAAGCCACGCAGGCGTGACTTATACAAATGCTGTCGCATTTGGTTATGCCGGATACGGCAATAAGCCAACAACAATACCACTTATATTGTCTGTTCGTACTCCATTCCCACTAGCAGAGGAAGGAGAAGAAAGCACATTGACAACAAGACATTCATTTATACAGATGACCAAGCTGTCGAATGTCCGGGGAAGAATAACCTATATATCAAGCCATGCAAAGCAGGAACATCTGTATGCTGTCTATGAAACTACGGAAAGAAGTTACTGGACAGAACTTGCACGATGCAGCCAGCAGGAATTTAAGAAAAGCGGTGTTGAGGGAAATTGTATCGAGGCAAGAGAACTTATCATTGCCCTGCCTGAATCACTTTATGAACAGGGAATGCCCGATATGCTGCTAAAATCGTTTACGGATAAATTCAAAGAAAAGTATGGTGTGGAATGTGTTGCAGCACTTCACCACAATAAGCGTATGACAAATTTCCATATCCATCTTATCTTTTCCGAAAGGCAGTTATTAGCGGAGCCTGTTATAAAGATTGCCACAAGAAATATGTTCTATGATGAGCATGGTAATCATGTAAGGACTAAGAAAGAAATCCTTGATGAAGCTGGCAATATCCGCAAAAGATGTAAGGTTATAGGGAAAGGCGAGGTTTATGAGAAGAAGCTGTTTACCTCAAAGAATACGAGGTTCAAGCAGGAAGATTTTCTGGATGAGGTAAAACTATTCTATACCAGAATGATAAACCATTGGGTAACGGACGAAAAAGACAGATTAACAGTATTTGACCGCAATGGTCCATATCTTGCTACCAAGAAGATTGGTAGGAATAATCCAAAGGCAGAACAGATTGAGCAGGATAATAAGTTGCGGATGGACTGGAATCGGGAGGTTGACAGGGCAATCATAAGCAATGTTCCTATGGATGATATTTTACAGATAAAAAGGGAACATATCACAGAACCGATAAAAAGGTCGATTGAAATATATGGGAACAAACCTCAACGATTAGCATTGATACTTAATATGGCGATTACGGAACTGGTACTGCTGATATCGAAGGTGCTTGAAGCAGCCAGAGCTATTCGGAATAAGATACTGCATACAGATGTTACAAATGCCGAAAAAACAGATTTTACAAGCAATATAGTGGTAGATAACACAGATAATACTTCTGCTATTGAAGAATCTACAAAAGTTGAGAATAAAATAACAACGCAAGAAGAAACAATCAAGGAAGTTAATGTTACAAAACCAGACAAGCCTGTAATGACACCAGAGGCAGCCACATATCCAAAGCTTAAAAAAATAAAAGCAGAGCTTGATAATCAGAATAATCTTATCTTTCAGGCTGAACAGCAACGGGGTAATCTTGAGATTGAATTATCTGATTTGAAGGGATTGGCAAAGCTTACAAGAAAAGCTGAATTACAGAGAAAGATTGATGAAAAGACTGATTATATCAATCGATTGAAGATAGGACTTTCAAATATGGTTCGTAACTACGGATTTGAGAACATGAATGAATTTTATCTAAGCTACAAGGAATCTCAAAATGCATATGCAGAGTATCAGCAGGAAGTTGATGACTGGAAGAAATCCAATGACAATGCAGAAACACCAATGAATAAGACAGAAATGATGTCAGAGAAACTTGCCCGATTGCAGAAAGATGTTGGAAAGTTTAGACAAAACAATAGAAGAACATTTGACAAAGAGATGAGGTAATACTCCGCTTCTTTAGAAATGATGTCCAGCCAATATTACTATAATATCAGATTTAAATGATTGATAAATCCTGACATTTTTGCTATTCTAATTATTATAGAAATATTGCAACGGAGGTAGACAGGCATGGCGGTCAGAGAGATAATCTTAACAGCACAGCACAGCACAGCACAGCACAGCACAGCACAGCACAGCACAGCACAGCACAGCACTCTGACTGCGCCTTTTTTTCGACTGTTCATATTCATAAAAGGAAACGGATAAAAGCATCAATAAATATGTACATGGATAAGATGTATGTATTTAGTGGTGCTTTTTCTGTCTGATAAGGGGGGATCATTTGATTTGAATTTAAAGCATGGTCATACATGGAAATTAAGAAAACGTATCTATTTTAATACTATATTTACAAAAACAAAGGAGGATTCAGATGAGAAGATTAAAGCATAATTTTAAGAAAGGAATGGCGTTTGTTCTTACCTTTGCCATGATAGCAGGACTGGTTCCTGCTATGTCAGGCGGAGCAAATAAGGTGCAGGCAGCATCCGGTTCGGGAACGGAACCAAGTGTGTCAGCCTATGCCACAAAGACACAGTTGATGGATAATACATTTGCCCCGAATGCAGATGGAACTGCAGAAAATTATGGAATGATTGTATTTGGTAAAAAATCAGATGGAATAACAGCACAGGAATGGTATATCTTAGGAGAGGATAAGGGTGTATCAGGGGATAATACCATCATCTTTGCCACAAGCCCCATAGCAACAGGGCAGAAGTTTAATTCAAGCTATGACAATAAGTCTTTTGCTTCAAGTTTTGGTGTATATGAAAGTAATCCATCAGAAGTATATGCAAACCACTACGGAGCAAGTGACCTTCGAAAGGCATTGCAGGGTATGGCTGCGGATATAAACTATTTCACCAAAGCCGAGCAGCGCTTGATGAATGATACCGCAGTGAAAACGATGGACACGAAGAACAGTAATGTGACCTATACCACCAAAGACAAGCTGTATGCATTACAGGGAGATTTTAATGATAATAAACTGCAGGCAGGAACCAGTGACAGTACAGTACTTGCCAGGTATAGTTACTGGAACAGCTATTCTTCGAGCTACGATTTTTGGTTCTGGTCGCGCTCGCCTTACGCTGATGATGTTAGCATTGCGTTGATAGGTATTCCGGGTCTGATTGTCGGCAACCGCTATGTTGACTACGATTTAGCTGTTCAGCCCGCTTCCAATCTGAATCTGTCATCTGTTCTCTTCGCATCTGCTGCGACAGCAGCATCATCTGATCAAGCAAAGTTAGGAACAATCGCATTGGGTAAGGCGATGACTTTAAGACTTGACGGAACAGGTAAGAATATTGGTACAGTAACCTATAGTGCCACAACAGGTGATATTAAGGTGGTGAGGGGTGATACATCACAACCCGTGTCACTTGTCGTACAGGGCAATGATGGAACAAACGATTGGTATTACAGTAAACAGATTACAGGAACAGAGACGATAAATGTATCTGCTATTGAGGCAGAATCAAATACACCGGCATCAATCAATTTATCAGCCTGCAAAATCTGGCTGGAAATAACCGAGGATAATGTTTCATATGCAGTAAACGCAGAAAAAGAGATTGAAAAAATCAATACCACCTATGTAACCAAAGAACAGTTGATGAATTCATTTAAACCATACAGTAATGGAACTGCAGTAAATTACGGCAAGCTGGTATTTGGTAAGAAATCAGATGGAACAACAGCACAGGAATGGTACATCTTAGGAAAGGATGAGGGTGTATCAGGGGATAATACCATCATCGTTGCCGCAAGCCCGATTGCAAGAGGGCAGAAGTTTAATTCAGACATAAGCAATAAGAATGATGAAAATCTATGGTCAGATTGTGTTTATAGTGAAGCGACTATAACAGAAGTATACGCAAATCACTACGGAGCAAGTGAACTTCGTGATACACTGCAGGGTATGGCTACGAATACATCCTACTTCACCTCAGCCGAGCAGGGCTTGATGAATGCCACCACAGTGACAACGAAGGATACGAAGAATAGTAGTGTAACCTATACCACCACAGACAAACTGTATGCGTTACAGGGAGATTATGATAATGACCAATACTTGTGGGCAGGAACCGATGACAGTACAGTACTTGCCATGAGTAGTTACTTGAGGAACGGAGAGTGGTTCTGGCTGCGCTCGCCTTACGGTCGTAGTGGTGACACTGCGTTGTGCGCGGATCGGGGCTATTATGTCATCCTCGGCCGTGTCGACATCGACTCCGGGAGCCCTGTTCAGCCCGCTTCCAATCTGGATCTGTCATCTGTTCTCTTCGCATCTGCTGCGACAGCAGCATCATCTGGTACAGAATCGGGAACGATTGCAGAACGTACGGCGATGACTTTAAGACTTGATGGAAAAGATAAGAATATTGGTACAGTAACCTATAACACCACAACAGGTGATATTAAGGCGGTGAAGGGTGGTGCTACCTCACAAACCGTGGCACTTGTTGTGCAAGGCAAAGATGAAACAAATGATTGGTATTACAGTAAGAAGATTACAGGAACAGATGTTGTGAACGTATCTGCTATTGAGGCAGAATCATATACACCGGCATCAATCGATTTATCAACCTGCAAAATTTGGCTGGAAATAACCGAGGATAATGTGGCTTATGCGGTCAATGCAACTGAGACAAATATTAAAATAATTCATTCAATAGCAATTACAGATATTGATACTCCGATGCCTGATACTGCATTGGATACCGAAGCATCATGTACAACAGAAGGTGTAAAA
This genomic interval carries:
- a CDS encoding helix-turn-helix domain-containing protein; its protein translation is MEKTVTLEEALRRIEELEKENAELREELEYYRNRKLSGRQKHNAKWMAIYNDFVVGYESGMTMVEIAKRNNVSERTIYRYKAYYDKLREKEE
- a CDS encoding helix-turn-helix domain-containing protein — protein: MTERKIALSIEDAADYTGIGRNTLRKLVEWEKLPVLNVGRKVLIKTDMLEKFMEVNEGRDLRDKSSVKPVTRKVTT
- a CDS encoding bacterial Ig-like domain-containing protein, whose translation is MRRLKHNFKKGMAFVLTFAMIAGLVPAMSGGANKVQAASGSGTEPSVSAYATKTQLMDNTFAPNADGTAENYGMIVFGKKSDGITAQEWYILGEDKGVSGDNTIIFATSPIATGQKFNSSYDNKSFASSFGVYESNPSEVYANHYGASDLRKALQGMAADINYFTKAEQRLMNDTAVKTMDTKNSNVTYTTKDKLYALQGDFNDNKLQAGTSDSTVLARYSYWNSYSSSYDFWFWSRSPYADDVSIALIGIPGLIVGNRYVDYDLAVQPASNLNLSSVLFASAATAASSDQAKLGTIALGKAMTLRLDGTGKNIGTVTYSATTGDIKVVRGDTSQPVSLVVQGNDGTNDWYYSKQITGTETINVSAIEAESNTPASINLSACKIWLEITEDNVSYAVNAEKEIEKINTTYVTKEQLMNSFKPYSNGTAVNYGKLVFGKKSDGTTAQEWYILGKDEGVSGDNTIIVAASPIARGQKFNSDISNKNDENLWSDCVYSEATITEVYANHYGASELRDTLQGMATNTSYFTSAEQGLMNATTVTTKDTKNSSVTYTTTDKLYALQGDYDNDQYLWAGTDDSTVLAMSSYLRNGEWFWLRSPYGRSGDTALCADRGYYVILGRVDIDSGSPVQPASNLDLSSVLFASAATAASSGTESGTIAERTAMTLRLDGKDKNIGTVTYNTTTGDIKAVKGGATSQTVALVVQGKDETNDWYYSKKITGTDVVNVSAIEAESYTPASIDLSTCKIWLEITEDNVAYAVNATETNIKIIHSIAITDIDTPMPDTALDTEASCTTEGVKSTTPQITWTPSDTTAGYNMRYTASITLTADTGYEFADNVTATVSGNTATSVTKNAADDTLTVTKEFTTDKRKIESVAAPTVPENNTFTAYYGYDGYDTTPISGTNTELGKTATVTFEGTTSPTTEDMAVTWTIESDGGVYDKTPEAENIFRWTIPESALTNYNAANCQGYDTSTGNITGTITVKNKAATPVAITGTDSSITYTGETVDVSQYFSIDNNAGAAMYTLVTGTNGGTGKGTLSGTTLTVTQTGTFKIKVSTVANGIFAAGEKTVTLTVDNGTILYTATDYSTTYDGQPHSISVSVTNPEGAAVTYSTDGITYGSDNPSFSNEGTYTVYYRITKDNYTTVEGSKTVTINKKPVTITAQEQDIVWGKDINQSLYTVSEDGLITGDSIKEITLTPSTTDRTENGTISVSGVKIENAAGVDVTANYDITMANGNLKITHNTALAPERIEASKTKTTYTAGDTLNVDDLAVTVYYADGYSEPVQDYTTNVFAIDMSADGDKILTVSYTKNGVTKTKDITIKVNAALASYKIISGADSEWKQNTDRTITIGGNGEFSKFESVKVDGSIIDAKNYIAKEGSTIIILKADYLKTLSVGTHSFEIVWADGSAVTSFKVSKNTSDNEGSKDNNGNKDNSNDNPNSNPAAVPDDKKTNDSNSGNNTDDSQQITAPQTGDNSHLMLWVTLLAASLAGLLALLSVRMKKDDE
- a CDS encoding MobA/MobL family protein, encoding MTYTNAVAFGYAGYGNKPTTIPLILSVRTPFPLAEEGEESTLTTRHSFIQMTKLSNVRGRITYISSHAKQEHLYAVYETTERSYWTELARCSQQEFKKSGVEGNCIEARELIIALPESLYEQGMPDMLLKSFTDKFKEKYGVECVAALHHNKRMTNFHIHLIFSERQLLAEPVIKIATRNMFYDEHGNHVRTKKEILDEAGNIRKRCKVIGKGEVYEKKLFTSKNTRFKQEDFLDEVKLFYTRMINHWVTDEKDRLTVFDRNGPYLATKKIGRNNPKAEQIEQDNKLRMDWNREVDRAIISNVPMDDILQIKREHITEPIKRSIEIYGNKPQRLALILNMAITELVLLISKVLEAARAIRNKILHTDVTNAEKTDFTSNIVVDNTDNTSAIEESTKVENKITTQEETIKEVNVTKPDKPVMTPEAATYPKLKKIKAELDNQNNLIFQAEQQRGNLEIELSDLKGLAKLTRKAELQRKIDEKTDYINRLKIGLSNMVRNYGFENMNEFYLSYKESQNAYAEYQQEVDDWKKSNDNAETPMNKTEMMSEKLARLQKDVGKFRQNNRRTFDKEMR
- a CDS encoding helix-turn-helix domain-containing protein; the encoded protein is MKDKELRRIIGERAKSRRTELNLTQPYVADKMGVTASTIQRYEAGTIDNTKKMVLEGLSEALHVSVEWLKGETDSYETDITDKKELLIKDAMTGIIENLPTNLDNAEGDFAKNLLLAVLNEYKLFADSFTNACNNFKGNTEYADVAAKMGFESNQEYNEIMFLREITHSVNAFNDIADIIRTYSKNPDVAAQRLSNLLEDNSDSV
- a CDS encoding site-specific integrase, yielding MAKGSVRKKGKKWYYRFYVEDQSGNLVQKEYAGTESKSETEKLLRQAMDDYDNKKFVAKTDNLTVGDLLNLWSEEELKTGTLSNGTVENYLGAIRVIKKHPIADRKLKNVTAEHLQSFFDLLTFGGEYPDGTVKKGYSKDYIHSFSAVLQQAFRFAVFPKQFITFNPMQYIKLKKQAEDVDLFSDDDIEEGVQPISHEDYQRLIKYLEEKNPPAILPIQIAYYAGLRIGEVCGLTWQDINLEEQYLTIKRSIRYDGARHKNIIGPTKRKKVRIVDFGDTLAGILKEARKEQLKNRMQYGELYHRNYYKEVQDKNRVYYEYYHLDGTQAVPEEYKEISFVCLRPDGCLELPSTLGLVCRSVSNRLEGFEGFHFHQLRHTYTSNLLSNGAAPKDVQELLGHSDVSTTMNVYAHSTRKAKRDSARLLDKVAGND